The Candidatus Rubrimentiphilum sp. genome includes a window with the following:
- the rpmB gene encoding 50S ribosomal protein L28, producing MAKRCEICDKGPMAGNNVSHAMNKTRRRWLPNLQSVRINDRGTNRTARVCTACLRAKKITRKA from the coding sequence ATGGCAAAGCGCTGTGAAATCTGCGACAAGGGTCCGATGGCCGGCAACAACGTCAGCCACGCGATGAACAAAACGAGGCGCCGCTGGCTGCCCAACCTGCAGTCGGTCCGCATCAACGATCGAGGGACCAACCGCACGGCCCGGGTTTGCACGGCCTGCCTGCGCGCGAAGAAGATTACCCGGAAGGCTTAA
- a CDS encoding thiamine-monophosphate kinase gives MTEDELVEAIRRLVERPDDRVFLGIGDDAAVWQPSRSHRSIITSDALIENVHFRRENSGLAAIGRRAMAVNLSDIAAMGARPILATVALGIPVETAEADALALYQGIAEMGAAYGCTIAGGDLSRAPLIAIAITMVGEVRPSNLKTRAGARPADVIAVTGPLGAARVSGYTAVPTPRIAEGRWLAASRSVHAMMDLSDGLSTDLPRMCARSKCGALVDRVPIAAGAGESDALGGGEDYELLAAISARAFTYIAKRFRRRFGRELERLGTFREGAGVFRKTGRGEQPLTATGWDHFS, from the coding sequence CTGACTGAGGACGAACTGGTCGAGGCGATCCGGCGCCTCGTCGAACGTCCTGACGATCGGGTTTTCCTCGGCATCGGCGACGACGCCGCGGTGTGGCAGCCGTCCCGTTCGCACCGCAGCATTATCACGAGCGACGCGCTGATCGAAAACGTGCACTTCCGGCGCGAGAACTCCGGCCTTGCTGCGATCGGGCGCCGCGCGATGGCGGTGAATCTAAGCGATATCGCTGCAATGGGCGCGCGTCCGATCCTGGCGACCGTCGCACTCGGCATTCCGGTTGAAACCGCGGAAGCCGACGCTCTGGCGCTTTACCAAGGAATCGCCGAAATGGGCGCCGCGTACGGCTGTACGATCGCGGGAGGCGATCTTTCACGCGCTCCGCTGATTGCGATCGCGATAACGATGGTGGGAGAAGTGCGGCCTTCCAACCTGAAGACTCGCGCGGGCGCGCGGCCGGCGGATGTGATCGCAGTGACGGGTCCGCTGGGAGCCGCGCGCGTCTCCGGTTATACGGCCGTTCCAACGCCGCGCATCGCCGAAGGCCGTTGGCTCGCGGCCAGCCGCAGCGTTCACGCCATGATGGATCTCTCCGACGGCCTTTCCACGGATCTGCCGCGAATGTGCGCGCGATCGAAATGCGGCGCGCTGGTGGACCGCGTCCCTATTGCAGCCGGCGCCGGCGAGTCTGATGCGTTAGGCGGCGGCGAAGACTATGAATTGCTGGCGGCCATAAGTGCTCGCGCCTTTACCTATATAGCGAAGCGGTTTCGGAGACGCTTCGGCCGCGAGCTGGAACGTCTCGGGACGTTTCGTGAAGGGGCCGGAGTCTTTCGAAAAACCGGTCGCGGCGAACAGCCGCTGACGGCGACCGGCTGGGACCACTTTTCATAG
- the rpe gene encoding ribulose-phosphate 3-epimerase: protein MAIKLAPSILSADFGRIAEQIGEVERNGAAYIHLDVMDGRFVPNITWGPKIIGDLRKRTKLVFDCHLMIVEPERYVDQFREAGADIITFHLEATTHAERLLSSVRAMGAKAGISICPQTPVGMLEDLAGDFDLALVMSVNPGFGGQRFIPHSLEKIRQTRELRERSGAKFEIEVDGGITLENARAVAGAGADVLVAGSAIFDTPDCGRTTKQFVELLDGAAPH from the coding sequence ATGGCCATTAAGCTCGCGCCGTCGATTCTCTCGGCCGATTTCGGCCGCATCGCCGAGCAGATCGGCGAAGTCGAGCGCAACGGCGCCGCCTACATTCATCTGGACGTTATGGACGGCCGCTTCGTGCCCAACATCACCTGGGGTCCGAAGATTATCGGGGACTTGAGAAAACGCACGAAGTTGGTCTTCGACTGTCACCTGATGATCGTCGAACCGGAGCGATACGTGGATCAGTTCCGCGAAGCGGGCGCCGATATCATCACGTTTCACCTCGAAGCGACCACGCACGCCGAGCGGCTGCTCTCATCGGTACGCGCGATGGGCGCGAAAGCCGGCATTTCGATCTGTCCCCAGACGCCGGTCGGAATGCTGGAGGATCTCGCAGGCGATTTCGACCTGGCGCTCGTCATGAGCGTTAATCCCGGTTTCGGAGGTCAGCGTTTCATTCCACACTCGCTCGAAAAAATTCGGCAGACGCGCGAGTTGCGCGAGCGCTCCGGCGCAAAATTCGAAATCGAAGTTGACGGCGGTATTACACTGGAGAATGCGCGAGCCGTTGCCGGCGCCGGCGCCGACGTGCTGGTCGCCGGTTCGGCGATCTTCGACACGCCGGACTGCGGCCGCACGACGAAACAGTTTGTCGAGCTCCTTGACGGAGCCGCACCTCACTGA
- a CDS encoding PASTA domain-containing protein, whose product MSTDAPPLIERYVPRDWVFPLVFAAFVGVLVWFGHSVQEFLLPGPNTVLVPSFVGLTANDATNTIVRMGLKPSVAGHAASSQYPKGVVMNQQPQAGMHVRAGRQISLIVSDGVKGNLMPDLRYQSFRDARLDLSQAHLTLAKVQYIRSDDIPADHVVSQYPAPSVAVVDGSQVSLLISKGGLTSIKVPDFSGMNIDDARGAAAAAHVKLGQVVWTPLGPGGPPHGVVVAQKPSAGSTIGSYDVVSLDVSAGPYQSGYIIHQTHVLAAVPQAEAGQNQPLRVRFSVSDATGQYDLYNGYATPGQKFDLNVTTIGTSAVYFFVNDTLLGETKVGQEPPNTYGH is encoded by the coding sequence GTGAGTACGGATGCGCCGCCGCTGATCGAGCGGTACGTGCCGCGCGATTGGGTATTTCCGCTGGTCTTTGCGGCTTTCGTCGGCGTACTTGTGTGGTTCGGTCATTCGGTCCAAGAGTTTCTGCTGCCCGGACCCAACACCGTGCTGGTGCCGTCGTTTGTCGGGCTGACCGCCAACGACGCGACCAACACGATCGTGCGCATGGGTCTCAAGCCGTCGGTCGCCGGACACGCGGCCAGCAGTCAATATCCTAAAGGCGTGGTGATGAACCAGCAGCCGCAGGCGGGCATGCACGTTCGCGCGGGCCGGCAGATTTCGCTGATCGTCAGCGACGGCGTGAAAGGCAACTTGATGCCCGATCTGCGCTATCAGTCGTTTCGCGACGCCCGCTTAGATCTGTCGCAGGCACATCTCACGTTGGCGAAAGTGCAGTACATTCGCAGCGACGACATTCCGGCAGATCACGTTGTCTCGCAATACCCGGCGCCGTCCGTCGCTGTCGTTGACGGGTCGCAAGTTTCGCTGCTGATCAGCAAAGGCGGATTGACCTCGATCAAAGTGCCGGACTTCAGCGGCATGAACATTGACGATGCGCGCGGCGCCGCGGCTGCGGCGCACGTCAAACTGGGACAAGTCGTTTGGACGCCGCTCGGCCCGGGTGGGCCGCCGCACGGCGTGGTGGTAGCGCAAAAACCCAGCGCCGGTTCGACAATCGGTTCGTACGACGTGGTGTCGCTGGACGTGAGCGCGGGTCCTTATCAATCCGGCTACATCATTCATCAAACGCACGTCTTGGCGGCGGTTCCACAGGCCGAAGCCGGTCAGAACCAGCCCTTGCGCGTACGCTTTTCGGTGAGCGATGCGACGGGTCAGTACGATCTCTACAACGGATACGCGACGCCCGGCCAAAAGTTTGATCTGAACGTAACCACGATCGGGACGTCGGCTGTGTATTTTTTCGTGAACGATACGCTGCTCGGAGAGACGAAGGTCGGCCAAGAGCCGCCCAACACGTATGGCCATTAA
- a CDS encoding YebC/PmpR family DNA-binding transcriptional regulator, whose protein sequence is MSGHSKWHNIKLRKGKADAQRGALFTKLSKEIILAAKSGSPDPEANYRLKMAVEKARENNMPQDNIKRAIAHASGAGSEKDIHEIRYEGYGPHGVAVVADVATDNRNRTAGELRFLFSKQGGTLGETGSVAWMFDPAGVIVASPQGRSEDALTEAALVDGVIDLEYGEPTEIYTDPSKLAQARDALQRGGVKISDAYLGMRAKQKTALRDQELADALNFLEALEEHEDVQRVFSNLDVSEAALEALAT, encoded by the coding sequence ATGTCTGGGCATTCCAAGTGGCACAATATCAAGTTGCGCAAGGGCAAGGCCGACGCGCAGCGCGGCGCGCTCTTTACCAAACTCAGTAAGGAGATTATCCTAGCCGCCAAATCGGGCTCGCCGGATCCCGAGGCAAATTACCGCCTGAAGATGGCGGTAGAAAAAGCGCGTGAGAACAACATGCCGCAAGATAACATCAAGCGAGCGATCGCGCATGCAAGCGGAGCCGGGAGCGAAAAAGACATCCACGAAATTCGCTACGAAGGCTATGGCCCGCACGGCGTAGCGGTAGTGGCGGACGTTGCGACGGACAACCGCAACCGCACGGCCGGCGAACTGCGGTTTCTTTTCAGCAAACAAGGCGGGACGCTCGGCGAAACGGGAAGCGTTGCGTGGATGTTCGATCCGGCCGGCGTCATCGTGGCGAGTCCGCAAGGGCGATCGGAAGATGCGCTAACGGAAGCTGCCTTGGTTGACGGTGTCATCGACCTGGAATACGGCGAGCCTACGGAAATCTATACAGATCCTTCGAAACTCGCGCAAGCGCGCGATGCACTGCAGAGAGGCGGCGTCAAGATTTCCGACGCCTATCTGGGAATGCGCGCCAAGCAAAAGACCGCACTGCGAGATCAGGAACTCGCCGATGCGCTCAACTTTCTCGAAGCGCTCGAGGAGCACGAAGACGTACAGCGCGTGTTTTCAAATCTCGACGTAAGCGAAGCCGCGCTGGAGGCGCTGGCTACGTGA
- a CDS encoding phospholipid carrier-dependent glycosyltransferase: MSVVRPAVSAPVRLGLLLLAGLVVRLFFLGDQGFKNDIDSFEAWAITLASHPLSQFYTTTKFVDYPTGYFYILWFIGHLFAVISPQHNYDVLRVLVKLPAILMDLVDGALLYALVRRYANERWALSAAALFVLNPAVIFISASWGQVDSVAGGLALGAAYLLLRSDDFAEGFAWQITAGWLLLAYSLLIKPQAAVLVPLFVVFAFVSPEQRARRALATAAGIVCAVALAFLLTVPFHPTANPINALAWLYERYQVGKDVYADNSVNAFNLWSIVHPFWQPDSQLIAMWPQYLWGVVLTGIAVVLVLVRYAQARTSEAFIEAAALSTLAFFMLSTRMHERYLFNGLLFTIAAAPFAIRYLWASVIFSGTLLVNLFYSLTYLTVVTQSTAGVNAADMWPFATHPLSALNVLTFFYLGYVFLGQSTEQTDRHREVSNDPEVPLRPGSGQAPGMPAVLRPHAWFNPREGLATMLWPLDYILAGAFGVISFILSYVNYWLPAEKIFDEIYFARAAEEYLSHKYIYENTHPPLTKLIITLSTMLFGGDNPHGWRFLDVVFGALAIVVIYAFAKRLTRSTLFASFAAVLFIADGMHFVQSRIATPEGIVVVFALGSLYAFYRYWIASQSTVRAYEPRTFRRAGISIAAALIAGYILGALVTVPFHQSTAAFVVAGLYFAFGLYLLLRLAIVPRMFGRDGEFASYAEGSRLLRQGGVATLEIPDGRIVRGKGLQIDDDGVEVAYARDGGARYITPEGEATYTPGLVRDDRGEQQEGRHATAWLIAFTILLGALVASKWYGVMTFGVSFVVVAGVWLERYWRNGKLKLWGNPFGFRLDISIAAIVFLSMTVYLLVWVPDFIRQIELKSLTDLIYRQYSMFMYHDTLKATHPYASAFWTWPIDLRPIAYYWKDTRIGAAAAQSTACCVSEIMSLPNPLILWFGLVCVPIVAFLAWRERNKGYALLVIAYLLQWLPWARSPRITFIYHFYVDIPIIILCNVIVLQRIWHWGDFNHDAKLFSRIAVGTYVAAVVLAFVWFYPVLAASPVPWDQWNQRMWIGRWII; the protein is encoded by the coding sequence ATGAGCGTCGTACGACCGGCGGTCTCGGCACCGGTGCGGCTCGGCCTGTTGCTCTTGGCGGGCTTGGTCGTGCGCCTGTTCTTTTTGGGCGACCAAGGGTTCAAAAACGACATCGATTCGTTCGAAGCGTGGGCGATCACGCTGGCGTCACATCCATTGTCGCAGTTTTATACGACAACGAAGTTTGTTGACTATCCGACGGGTTATTTCTACATTCTGTGGTTTATCGGGCATCTGTTCGCCGTCATTTCGCCGCAACATAACTACGACGTGCTGCGCGTGCTGGTCAAGCTGCCTGCAATTCTCATGGATTTGGTGGACGGCGCGCTGCTCTACGCGCTCGTGCGGCGGTACGCAAACGAACGCTGGGCGCTGAGCGCGGCGGCGTTGTTCGTGCTGAACCCGGCCGTGATCTTCATCTCGGCGTCATGGGGACAGGTGGACTCGGTCGCGGGGGGTCTGGCATTAGGCGCGGCTTATTTACTTCTGCGCTCCGATGATTTCGCGGAAGGCTTCGCCTGGCAGATCACCGCCGGCTGGCTGCTGCTGGCGTATTCGCTGCTCATCAAACCGCAAGCGGCCGTGCTCGTTCCGTTGTTTGTCGTTTTTGCATTTGTGTCGCCCGAGCAGCGTGCGCGCCGCGCGCTTGCAACCGCCGCCGGCATCGTGTGCGCCGTCGCGCTTGCGTTTCTCTTGACCGTTCCATTTCACCCAACGGCAAACCCGATCAACGCGCTGGCATGGCTGTACGAACGCTATCAGGTCGGCAAAGACGTCTATGCGGATAATTCCGTCAACGCGTTTAACCTGTGGTCGATCGTTCATCCGTTCTGGCAGCCGGATTCACAACTGATTGCCATGTGGCCGCAATACTTGTGGGGCGTCGTCTTGACCGGGATAGCCGTCGTGCTGGTTCTAGTGCGCTATGCTCAGGCGCGTACATCGGAGGCCTTCATCGAGGCCGCCGCGCTTTCGACGCTCGCGTTCTTTATGCTCTCCACGCGTATGCACGAGCGCTACCTCTTTAACGGCCTGCTTTTTACGATTGCAGCGGCGCCGTTTGCAATACGCTACCTGTGGGCTTCCGTGATTTTCTCCGGAACGCTGCTCGTCAATCTGTTTTACTCACTGACGTATCTTACGGTCGTTACGCAAAGCACGGCGGGGGTCAACGCCGCCGACATGTGGCCGTTCGCTACGCACCCGCTTTCGGCGCTAAACGTGCTGACGTTTTTCTATCTCGGCTACGTCTTTTTGGGGCAATCTACGGAGCAGACCGATCGTCATCGTGAGGTGTCGAACGACCCTGAGGTACCCCTTCGACCCGGCTCAGGACAGGCTCCGGGCATGCCGGCTGTTCTGCGACCTCACGCATGGTTCAATCCGCGCGAGGGTCTGGCGACGATGCTGTGGCCGCTCGACTACATTTTGGCGGGCGCTTTCGGCGTCATTTCGTTCATTCTGTCGTACGTCAATTACTGGCTCCCGGCAGAGAAGATCTTCGACGAAATATACTTTGCACGCGCGGCTGAAGAGTATCTTTCGCATAAATACATTTACGAAAACACGCACCCGCCGCTGACAAAGCTCATCATAACGCTGTCGACCATGCTGTTCGGCGGCGACAACCCCCACGGCTGGCGCTTTTTGGACGTGGTGTTCGGCGCGCTGGCCATCGTCGTGATCTACGCCTTTGCAAAACGCCTCACGCGCTCGACGCTCTTCGCGTCGTTTGCGGCCGTGCTCTTTATCGCCGACGGCATGCATTTCGTGCAGTCACGTATCGCGACGCCCGAAGGGATCGTCGTCGTCTTTGCGCTCGGCTCGCTCTACGCGTTCTACCGGTATTGGATCGCGTCTCAGTCAACGGTGCGCGCGTACGAGCCGCGAACGTTCCGGCGAGCCGGTATCTCCATCGCCGCAGCTCTCATTGCCGGCTACATTTTGGGCGCTCTCGTTACGGTGCCGTTCCACCAATCGACGGCGGCGTTTGTTGTAGCCGGGCTCTACTTTGCATTCGGTCTGTACTTGCTTTTGAGACTTGCGATCGTGCCGCGCATGTTTGGCCGCGACGGCGAGTTCGCGTCGTATGCGGAAGGTTCGCGACTATTGCGCCAGGGCGGCGTCGCGACGTTAGAAATTCCGGACGGGCGCATCGTCCGCGGCAAAGGTTTGCAGATCGACGACGATGGAGTGGAAGTCGCCTACGCACGCGACGGCGGCGCGCGATACATCACACCGGAAGGTGAAGCTACGTATACGCCGGGTTTGGTGCGGGACGATCGGGGCGAACAGCAAGAGGGGCGGCACGCGACGGCTTGGCTGATCGCATTCACGATTCTGCTCGGAGCGCTGGTTGCGAGTAAGTGGTACGGCGTCATGACTTTCGGCGTTTCTTTCGTCGTGGTCGCCGGCGTTTGGCTGGAGCGCTATTGGCGTAACGGCAAGCTCAAGCTGTGGGGCAATCCGTTCGGTTTTCGTCTCGACATTTCGATTGCGGCGATCGTCTTCTTGAGCATGACGGTCTACCTGCTCGTGTGGGTGCCGGACTTCATTCGCCAGATCGAACTCAAGAGTTTGACCGATCTGATCTACCGGCAGTACTCGATGTTCATGTATCACGACACGCTCAAGGCGACGCATCCCTACGCATCGGCGTTTTGGACGTGGCCGATCGACCTGCGTCCCATCGCCTATTACTGGAAAGACACGCGTATTGGGGCCGCCGCAGCGCAGTCTACGGCATGCTGCGTCTCGGAGATCATGTCGCTGCCCAACCCGCTCATTCTCTGGTTCGGACTAGTGTGCGTACCGATTGTTGCGTTCTTGGCCTGGCGCGAGCGGAACAAAGGTTACGCGCTGCTCGTGATCGCCTACCTGTTGCAGTGGCTCCCGTGGGCGCGCTCGCCGCGGATCACCTTCATCTATCATTTTTACGTCGATATCCCCATCATTATTCTGTGCAACGTGATCGTGCTGCAGCGCATTTGGCACTGGGGGGATTTCAACCACGATGCAAAGCTGTTCAGCCGGATAGCCGTCGGCACGTATGTGGCGGCCGTCGTGCTGGCCTTCGTGTGGTTCTATCCGGTGCTCGCAGCCTCGCCCGTGCCGTGGGACCAGTGGAACCAGCGTATGTGGATAGGCCGCTGGATTATATAA
- a CDS encoding polyprenyl synthetase family protein, which produces MLFYHFGYGEYGPAKAGKRLRPRLLLRVAESEGGSVESALDAAAAVEILHNYSLVHDDIEDNDELRRGRRTVWAVYGIPQALNAGDALCAISFLALTNSVSRHSDERVLRMVRALHEAHATMCDGQSMDLAYESATQVDLAAYNRMIGAKTAALFGASSQLGALCAPCNDEAVVRYRELGRAFGMAFQIRDDVLGIWGTLDATGKVSGNDIARRKWTFPVVWALAQPESAARDRIAQAYARGETLDAATVSAVIDALNELGAREAANQASAEHLSVVERHPAAAVRDFLLSSLELASS; this is translated from the coding sequence ATGCTGTTCTACCATTTCGGTTACGGCGAATACGGGCCGGCCAAAGCCGGGAAGCGACTCCGGCCCCGGCTGTTGCTGCGCGTTGCCGAATCGGAAGGCGGTTCGGTAGAGAGCGCGCTGGACGCCGCCGCCGCGGTCGAGATCCTGCACAACTACTCGCTCGTGCACGACGATATCGAGGACAACGACGAATTGCGCCGCGGCCGCCGCACGGTATGGGCTGTGTACGGCATTCCGCAGGCGCTCAACGCCGGCGACGCGCTCTGCGCGATCAGCTTTCTCGCGCTCACCAACAGTGTGTCGCGGCACTCCGACGAGCGCGTCCTGCGCATGGTTCGTGCGCTGCACGAAGCGCACGCCACCATGTGCGACGGGCAGTCCATGGACCTCGCCTACGAAAGCGCTACGCAGGTGGACTTAGCCGCGTATAATCGCATGATCGGCGCGAAGACCGCGGCACTGTTCGGCGCGTCATCGCAGCTCGGGGCGCTGTGCGCGCCGTGCAATGACGAAGCGGTGGTGCGTTACCGTGAACTCGGCCGGGCGTTCGGGATGGCATTTCAAATTCGCGACGACGTGTTGGGCATTTGGGGAACGCTCGACGCAACCGGCAAGGTGTCCGGCAACGACATCGCGCGCCGCAAGTGGACCTTCCCGGTCGTGTGGGCGCTGGCGCAGCCTGAATCCGCAGCGCGCGATCGGATCGCGCAAGCATATGCGCGCGGTGAAACGCTCGACGCTGCTACGGTTTCCGCCGTTATCGATGCGCTCAACGAACTCGGTGCGCGTGAAGCCGCAAATCAAGCCTCGGCGGAGCACCTCTCCGTCGTCGAACGCCATCCGGCCGCAGCGGTGCGCGACTTCTTGCTGAGCTCGCTGGAGCTGGCTTCCTCATGA
- the ispH gene encoding 4-hydroxy-3-methylbut-2-enyl diphosphate reductase, whose amino-acid sequence MEIKKAKVQGFCFGVAITLKKAEEAIDAREQVTTLGHVVHNPQMVESLEQRGLINATSVDEVDTGALFVRAHGLPVEVYEKAKEKGLEIIDATCPMVTKIHVQAEKLKADGYKIIVVGDPKHPEVKGTLSHVPGAWCIETIEDVEKLPRGSRVGVVVQSTYSRERFTDIVRALIAKYYEVRAVNTICTDTNNRQSEALELSKEVEVMVVVGGKTSANTKHLAELSELNGAKAYHIEGPDELQPQWFDGVRVAGLMSGASTPGWLVDQVAQRMEELARLPA is encoded by the coding sequence GTGGAGATTAAAAAGGCGAAGGTTCAGGGCTTTTGCTTCGGCGTGGCCATCACGCTGAAAAAGGCCGAAGAAGCGATCGACGCCCGCGAGCAGGTGACGACGCTCGGGCACGTCGTGCACAATCCGCAGATGGTGGAGTCGCTCGAACAGCGCGGCCTGATCAATGCGACGTCGGTCGACGAAGTCGACACCGGCGCGCTCTTCGTTCGCGCGCACGGACTGCCGGTCGAAGTGTACGAGAAGGCCAAAGAGAAGGGCCTGGAGATCATCGACGCCACCTGTCCGATGGTGACGAAGATCCACGTGCAGGCCGAGAAGCTGAAAGCCGATGGTTACAAGATCATCGTCGTCGGCGATCCGAAACATCCCGAAGTGAAAGGCACGCTCAGCCACGTTCCCGGCGCATGGTGCATCGAGACCATCGAGGACGTCGAGAAACTGCCGCGCGGGTCACGCGTCGGCGTTGTCGTGCAGTCCACATATTCGCGCGAACGGTTCACCGACATCGTGCGCGCGCTGATCGCGAAATACTATGAAGTGCGCGCGGTCAACACGATCTGCACCGACACGAACAACCGGCAAAGCGAAGCGCTCGAGCTTTCAAAGGAAGTCGAAGTGATGGTCGTCGTGGGCGGCAAGACTTCGGCGAATACCAAGCATTTGGCGGAGCTCTCCGAACTCAACGGCGCCAAAGCCTACCACATCGAGGGCCCGGACGAACTGCAGCCGCAGTGGTTCGACGGCGTTCGCGTGGCCGGACTTATGTCCGGCGCATCGACGCCCGGATGGCTCGTCGATCAGGTGGCGCAGCGAATGGAGGAGCTCGCCCGTCTACCAGCCTGA
- a CDS encoding lysophospholipid acyltransferase family protein: MIDWTYDAAKVSLNVIFRLWRMRVFGAENVPPSGPVIVACNHISYFDPPLLGTACPRRIRYMAKRELFSIPVLGPMITAFGAYPVDRTGTPMSAVRRSVEVLRRGEVIGIFPEGTRNLDGTVEAREGVALLASLGKAAVVPAAVVGTGQAARFRRFEVIFGPALRLPADRKATREELANFTDQVMQAIRKLPETIRGD, encoded by the coding sequence ATGATCGACTGGACCTACGACGCTGCGAAGGTCAGTCTGAACGTGATCTTCCGGCTGTGGCGCATGCGCGTGTTCGGCGCCGAAAACGTGCCGCCGTCGGGTCCGGTGATCGTCGCCTGCAATCACATCTCATATTTCGATCCGCCGCTGCTCGGCACGGCCTGCCCGCGCCGCATCCGGTATATGGCCAAGCGCGAGCTGTTTTCAATCCCGGTCCTCGGTCCAATGATCACGGCCTTCGGCGCGTATCCGGTGGATCGCACCGGAACGCCGATGTCGGCGGTTCGCCGCTCCGTCGAAGTGCTGCGCCGCGGGGAGGTCATCGGCATCTTTCCCGAAGGCACGCGAAACCTCGACGGGACCGTCGAGGCGCGCGAGGGCGTCGCGCTGCTGGCCTCGCTGGGTAAGGCGGCGGTGGTCCCGGCGGCGGTGGTGGGCACCGGACAGGCTGCCCGATTCAGGCGATTTGAGGTCATTTTCGGTCCGGCGCTGCGGCTGCCGGCCGACAGAAAAGCGACTCGGGAAGAGTTGGCGAACTTCACCGACCAGGTGATGCAGGCTATTCGGAAACTCCCGGAGACGATTCGTGGAGATTAA
- the cmk gene encoding (d)CMP kinase → MPPDLQIAIDGPAASGKTTVARLLALRLGVVYVDTGSMYRALAFAALQTQTDIDNENALVRLFDQQIRVSLDREAQLGFRVFWKDSELSVDALDSPVVTAVVSIVAAHPRVREAMVREQRRIAAQGSVVMAGRDIGTVVLPDAPCKIFLTASVAARVARRRAQLEASGVDVSVHELAQEIEERDRLDQTRKISPLRQAPDAHVVDSSDLTAEQVVDAICKIIG, encoded by the coding sequence GTGCCGCCTGATTTGCAGATTGCCATAGACGGCCCCGCGGCTTCGGGAAAGACGACGGTTGCGCGTCTGCTCGCGTTGCGGCTGGGCGTTGTCTACGTCGATACGGGGTCCATGTATCGAGCGCTCGCTTTTGCCGCTCTGCAAACCCAGACCGATATCGACAACGAGAACGCGCTGGTCCGTCTCTTCGATCAGCAGATCCGCGTCAGCCTCGACCGGGAAGCGCAGCTCGGCTTTCGCGTTTTTTGGAAGGACAGCGAGCTTTCTGTGGACGCGCTCGATTCGCCGGTTGTCACGGCAGTCGTTTCGATCGTCGCGGCGCATCCGCGTGTGCGCGAGGCGATGGTGCGCGAGCAGCGGCGCATCGCGGCGCAAGGCTCGGTCGTCATGGCGGGCCGCGATATCGGCACCGTCGTGTTGCCGGACGCTCCGTGCAAGATATTTCTGACCGCGTCTGTCGCAGCGCGTGTCGCGCGGCGGCGCGCGCAGTTAGAAGCCTCGGGCGTGGACGTGAGCGTCCACGAACTCGCGCAAGAGATTGAAGAACGCGACCGCTTGGACCAAACGCGAAAGATCTCGCCGCTGCGCCAAGCACCTGACGCACACGTCGTCGACTCAAGCGACCTGACCGCCGAGCAAGTCGTCGACGCAATCTGCAAGATAATCGGATGA